GACCCGACACTCGCCCAGCGCCGTCGCCATACGAGCGACCTGGTCGAGCCCGTCGGGTGCATCGAGGCGAGTACCGAACAGCACGATGTGTGCCTGCGAGCGCACCGCCTCTGCCGCAGCGGTATCGGTGCCGCCGACCTCGCCCACGACCCTCACCCGCGAACGGAAGGGGCGCAGCACGGCGGCCATCCCGGCTCGGGCAATCGGCTGACCGCTGACGATCAACACTCTCAGGCCGGGCTGCGGACTGGGGTTCATCAACCGGTGCTCACGGTGGTTGCGCCGAAGCGCAGCTTCTCCTTGTCGAGGTCGAGGGGGGCAACCTGGACGGTCTTGTCGCTTTCGTCCAGGAGGTCAAGAGGAACCGCCCACATCACCTCGAACTCGAGCCCATCTGGGTCGCGGGCGTAGAGGCTCTTGCTCACGCCGTGGTCGCTGGCACCGACCAGCGCCGCCCGTTCAGTCAGGATGCTCCGCAGACGGTCGAGCTCGTCGAGGGTGTCCACCTGCCAGGCCAGGTGGTACAGCCCGACGGTGTTCCTGCCCGCGAGGGACGCGCCAAGCTCGTCTCCGACGCTGAACAACCCGAGATCGTGGTCGTTGTCCGAGCCCGGCGACCGGAGGAAGATC
This portion of the Acidimicrobiales bacterium genome encodes:
- a CDS encoding VOC family protein — translated: MPIARLNHAVLYVRDARRSAAFYTEALGMIVRHAVGDGQAIFLRSPGSDNDHDLGLFSVGDELGASLAGRNTVGLYHLAWQVDTLDELDRLRSILTERAALVGASDHGVSKSLYARDPDGLEFEVMWAVPLDLLDESDKTVQVAPLDLDKEKLRFGATTVSTG